From the Gymnogyps californianus isolate 813 chromosome 24, ASM1813914v2, whole genome shotgun sequence genome, one window contains:
- the RANBP3 gene encoding ran-binding protein 3 isoform X3: MADLANEEKPAIAPPVFVFQKDKAQKRSADGSSPEDGDESDREDGSYCPPVKRERTSSLTQFPPSQSVTKNNVFMPSSFCEPSTGNSDSEPEEKSSGFRLKPPILIHGQAPSAGLPSQKPKEQQRSVLRPAVLQAPQPKAFSQMVLSSGTNGVNIPPDSAATSESLSNATLKSSDSEDKAGECQKRESNNTSDDDSCEKVELNAQQAFVFGQNLRDRVKLGDESDETADVQNAGLPTSDVPSATNYFLQYISSSVENSTNSADASSNKFVFGQNMSERVLSPPKSNEGSTESNKENAATESGSESSSQEATPEKANNISESLAESAAAYTKATARKCLLAKVEVITGEEAESNVLQIQCKLFVFDKNSQSWVERGRGLLRLNDMASTDDGTLQSRLVMRTQGSLRLILNTKLWAQMQIDKASEKSIRITAMDTEDQGVKVFLISASSKDTGQLYAALHHRILALRSRVEQEQEVKNVAPEPEVTQSNEEDSDDDVIAPSGSVGSGPNDEGDGQNVGST; encoded by the exons AGATCAGCAGATGGATCAAGTCCAGAAGATGGAGATG aatcTGATCGAGAGGATGGGAGCTACTGTCCACCTGTAAAGCGTGAGAGAACTTCATCCTTAACTCAGTTCCCTCCTTCTCAGTCAG TAACAAAGAACAACGTCTTTATGCCATCAAGCTTCTGTGAGCCCTCTACAGGCAATTCTGACTCGGAACCAG AGGAAAAGAGCAGTGGATTCCGGCTGAAGCCACCGATACTTATCCATGGTCAGGCACCTAGTGCAG GTCTCCCTAGCCAGAAACCGAAGGAACAGCAGCGAAGTGTGCTACGTCCAGCAGTATTACAGGCACCACAGCCAAAAGCTTTCTCACAGATGG TTCTCAGCAGTGGCACCAATGGTGTAAATATCCCGCCAGATTCTGCAGCCACATCAGAATCACTAAGTAATGCAACACTGAAAAGTTCTGACTCTGAAGACAAG gcAGGAGAATGTCAGAAAAGAGAGTCCAACAATACTTCAGATGATGACAGCTGTGAGAAGGTGGAACTAAATGCACAGCAAGCATTTGTATTTGGGCAAAACTTAAGAGATAGAGTTAAG CTAGGAGATGAAAGTGATGAAACTGCTGATGTACAGAATGCTGGCCTTCCTACATCAGACGTACCTTCTGCAACAAATTACTTTCTACAGTACATCAGTTCCAG tgtaGAGAACTCTACAAACAGCGCAGATGCATCTAGCAACAAGTTTGTTTTTGGACAGAACATGAGTGAGCGAGTCCTA AGTCCACCAAAATCAAATGAAGGTAGTACAGAGAGTAATAAGGAGAATGCTGCTACGGAGTCTGGGTCTGAATCATCTTCTCAGGAAGCCACACCAGagaaag CTAATAATATTTCAGAATCACTGGCAGAGTCTGCAGCAGCCTATACTAAAGCAACAGCAAGGAAGTGTTTATTAGCGAAGGTAGAAGTGATTACTGGGGAGGAAGCTGAAAGTAATGTGTTACAG ATTCAGTGCAAGCTGTTTGTATTTGATAAAAACTCTCAGTCTTGGGTGGAAAGAGGTCGAGGACTTCTGAGACTGAATGATATGGCCTCAACAGATGATGGAACATTACAGTCTCGGCTGG TGATGAGGACTCAGGGGAGTCTCAGGTTAATCTTAAATACCAAGCTCTGGGCCCAGATGCAGATCGATAAAGCCAGTGAGAAGAGTATCCGGATCACCGCCATGGATACAGAGGACCAGGGAGTTAAAGTTTTTCTTATATCA gcAAGCTCTAAAGATACAGGGCAGTTGTATGCTGCATTACACCATCGGATCTTGGCCTTGCGGAGTAGAGTGGAACAAGAGCAAGAAGTCAAGAATGTAGCACCTGAGCCAGAGGTAACGCAATCAAATGAGGAAGACAGTGATGATGATGTCATTGCACCTTCAGGATCAGTTGGAAGTG GTCCTAATGATGAAGGTGACGGGCAGAATGTTGGCAGCACATAG
- the RANBP3 gene encoding ran-binding protein 3 isoform X1 encodes MADLANEEKPAIAPPVFVFQKDKAQKSPAEQKGLSDSGEDPQGEVEPPHHGLGHKESAGERDSEHPAPAVASVSATLSPTSEAQLAPIQHELAGRSADGSSPEDGDESDREDGSYCPPVKRERTSSLTQFPPSQSVTKNNVFMPSSFCEPSTGNSDSEPEEKSSGFRLKPPILIHGQAPSAGLPSQKPKEQQRSVLRPAVLQAPQPKAFSQMVLSSGTNGVNIPPDSAATSESLSNATLKSSDSEDKAGECQKRESNNTSDDDSCEKVELNAQQAFVFGQNLRDRVKLGDESDETADVQNAGLPTSDVPSATNYFLQYISSSVENSTNSADASSNKFVFGQNMSERVLSPPKSNEGSTESNKENAATESGSESSSQEATPEKANNISESLAESAAAYTKATARKCLLAKVEVITGEEAESNVLQIQCKLFVFDKNSQSWVERGRGLLRLNDMASTDDGTLQSRLVMRTQGSLRLILNTKLWAQMQIDKASEKSIRITAMDTEDQGVKVFLISASSKDTGQLYAALHHRILALRSRVEQEQEVKNVAPEPEVTQSNEEDSDDDVIAPSGSVGSGPNDEGDGQNVGST; translated from the exons TCCCCTGCAGAGCAAAAAGGTTTGTCGGATTCAGGCGAGGACCCCCAGGGAGAGGTTGAGCCCCCCCACCATGGTCTGGGTCACAAAGAATCAGCTGGTGAGCGCGACTCTGAGCACCCTGCTCCCGCTGTTGCCTCAGTCAGTGCTACCCTGAGTCCCACTTCTGAAGCCCAGCTTGCTCCTATTCAACACGAACTGGCAGGG AGATCAGCAGATGGATCAAGTCCAGAAGATGGAGATG aatcTGATCGAGAGGATGGGAGCTACTGTCCACCTGTAAAGCGTGAGAGAACTTCATCCTTAACTCAGTTCCCTCCTTCTCAGTCAG TAACAAAGAACAACGTCTTTATGCCATCAAGCTTCTGTGAGCCCTCTACAGGCAATTCTGACTCGGAACCAG AGGAAAAGAGCAGTGGATTCCGGCTGAAGCCACCGATACTTATCCATGGTCAGGCACCTAGTGCAG GTCTCCCTAGCCAGAAACCGAAGGAACAGCAGCGAAGTGTGCTACGTCCAGCAGTATTACAGGCACCACAGCCAAAAGCTTTCTCACAGATGG TTCTCAGCAGTGGCACCAATGGTGTAAATATCCCGCCAGATTCTGCAGCCACATCAGAATCACTAAGTAATGCAACACTGAAAAGTTCTGACTCTGAAGACAAG gcAGGAGAATGTCAGAAAAGAGAGTCCAACAATACTTCAGATGATGACAGCTGTGAGAAGGTGGAACTAAATGCACAGCAAGCATTTGTATTTGGGCAAAACTTAAGAGATAGAGTTAAG CTAGGAGATGAAAGTGATGAAACTGCTGATGTACAGAATGCTGGCCTTCCTACATCAGACGTACCTTCTGCAACAAATTACTTTCTACAGTACATCAGTTCCAG tgtaGAGAACTCTACAAACAGCGCAGATGCATCTAGCAACAAGTTTGTTTTTGGACAGAACATGAGTGAGCGAGTCCTA AGTCCACCAAAATCAAATGAAGGTAGTACAGAGAGTAATAAGGAGAATGCTGCTACGGAGTCTGGGTCTGAATCATCTTCTCAGGAAGCCACACCAGagaaag CTAATAATATTTCAGAATCACTGGCAGAGTCTGCAGCAGCCTATACTAAAGCAACAGCAAGGAAGTGTTTATTAGCGAAGGTAGAAGTGATTACTGGGGAGGAAGCTGAAAGTAATGTGTTACAG ATTCAGTGCAAGCTGTTTGTATTTGATAAAAACTCTCAGTCTTGGGTGGAAAGAGGTCGAGGACTTCTGAGACTGAATGATATGGCCTCAACAGATGATGGAACATTACAGTCTCGGCTGG TGATGAGGACTCAGGGGAGTCTCAGGTTAATCTTAAATACCAAGCTCTGGGCCCAGATGCAGATCGATAAAGCCAGTGAGAAGAGTATCCGGATCACCGCCATGGATACAGAGGACCAGGGAGTTAAAGTTTTTCTTATATCA gcAAGCTCTAAAGATACAGGGCAGTTGTATGCTGCATTACACCATCGGATCTTGGCCTTGCGGAGTAGAGTGGAACAAGAGCAAGAAGTCAAGAATGTAGCACCTGAGCCAGAGGTAACGCAATCAAATGAGGAAGACAGTGATGATGATGTCATTGCACCTTCAGGATCAGTTGGAAGTG GTCCTAATGATGAAGGTGACGGGCAGAATGTTGGCAGCACATAG
- the RANBP3 gene encoding ran-binding protein 3 isoform X2, producing the protein MADLANEEKPAIAPPVFVFQKDKAQKSPAEQKGLSDSGEDPQGEVEPPHHGLGHKESAGERDSEHPAPAVASVSATLSPTSEAQLAPIQHELAGRSADGSSPEDGDESDREDGSYCPPVKRERTSSLTQFPPSQSVTKNNVFMPSSFCEPSTGNSDSEPEEKSSGFRLKPPILIHGQAPSAGLPSQKPKEQQRSVLRPAVLQAPQPKAFSQMVLSSGTNGVNIPPDSAATSESLSNATLKSSDSEDKAGECQKRESNNTSDDDSCEKVELNAQQAFVFGQNLRDRVKLGDESDETADVQNAGLPTSDVPSATNYFLQYISSSVENSTNSADASSNKFVFGQNMSERVLSPPKSNEGSTESNKENAATESGSESSSQEATPEKESLAESAAAYTKATARKCLLAKVEVITGEEAESNVLQIQCKLFVFDKNSQSWVERGRGLLRLNDMASTDDGTLQSRLVMRTQGSLRLILNTKLWAQMQIDKASEKSIRITAMDTEDQGVKVFLISASSKDTGQLYAALHHRILALRSRVEQEQEVKNVAPEPEVTQSNEEDSDDDVIAPSGSVGSGPNDEGDGQNVGST; encoded by the exons TCCCCTGCAGAGCAAAAAGGTTTGTCGGATTCAGGCGAGGACCCCCAGGGAGAGGTTGAGCCCCCCCACCATGGTCTGGGTCACAAAGAATCAGCTGGTGAGCGCGACTCTGAGCACCCTGCTCCCGCTGTTGCCTCAGTCAGTGCTACCCTGAGTCCCACTTCTGAAGCCCAGCTTGCTCCTATTCAACACGAACTGGCAGGG AGATCAGCAGATGGATCAAGTCCAGAAGATGGAGATG aatcTGATCGAGAGGATGGGAGCTACTGTCCACCTGTAAAGCGTGAGAGAACTTCATCCTTAACTCAGTTCCCTCCTTCTCAGTCAG TAACAAAGAACAACGTCTTTATGCCATCAAGCTTCTGTGAGCCCTCTACAGGCAATTCTGACTCGGAACCAG AGGAAAAGAGCAGTGGATTCCGGCTGAAGCCACCGATACTTATCCATGGTCAGGCACCTAGTGCAG GTCTCCCTAGCCAGAAACCGAAGGAACAGCAGCGAAGTGTGCTACGTCCAGCAGTATTACAGGCACCACAGCCAAAAGCTTTCTCACAGATGG TTCTCAGCAGTGGCACCAATGGTGTAAATATCCCGCCAGATTCTGCAGCCACATCAGAATCACTAAGTAATGCAACACTGAAAAGTTCTGACTCTGAAGACAAG gcAGGAGAATGTCAGAAAAGAGAGTCCAACAATACTTCAGATGATGACAGCTGTGAGAAGGTGGAACTAAATGCACAGCAAGCATTTGTATTTGGGCAAAACTTAAGAGATAGAGTTAAG CTAGGAGATGAAAGTGATGAAACTGCTGATGTACAGAATGCTGGCCTTCCTACATCAGACGTACCTTCTGCAACAAATTACTTTCTACAGTACATCAGTTCCAG tgtaGAGAACTCTACAAACAGCGCAGATGCATCTAGCAACAAGTTTGTTTTTGGACAGAACATGAGTGAGCGAGTCCTA AGTCCACCAAAATCAAATGAAGGTAGTACAGAGAGTAATAAGGAGAATGCTGCTACGGAGTCTGGGTCTGAATCATCTTCTCAGGAAGCCACACCAGagaaag AATCACTGGCAGAGTCTGCAGCAGCCTATACTAAAGCAACAGCAAGGAAGTGTTTATTAGCGAAGGTAGAAGTGATTACTGGGGAGGAAGCTGAAAGTAATGTGTTACAG ATTCAGTGCAAGCTGTTTGTATTTGATAAAAACTCTCAGTCTTGGGTGGAAAGAGGTCGAGGACTTCTGAGACTGAATGATATGGCCTCAACAGATGATGGAACATTACAGTCTCGGCTGG TGATGAGGACTCAGGGGAGTCTCAGGTTAATCTTAAATACCAAGCTCTGGGCCCAGATGCAGATCGATAAAGCCAGTGAGAAGAGTATCCGGATCACCGCCATGGATACAGAGGACCAGGGAGTTAAAGTTTTTCTTATATCA gcAAGCTCTAAAGATACAGGGCAGTTGTATGCTGCATTACACCATCGGATCTTGGCCTTGCGGAGTAGAGTGGAACAAGAGCAAGAAGTCAAGAATGTAGCACCTGAGCCAGAGGTAACGCAATCAAATGAGGAAGACAGTGATGATGATGTCATTGCACCTTCAGGATCAGTTGGAAGTG GTCCTAATGATGAAGGTGACGGGCAGAATGTTGGCAGCACATAG